One Cryptomeria japonica unplaced genomic scaffold, Sugi_1.0 HiC_scaffold_165, whole genome shotgun sequence genomic window carries:
- the LOC131867210 gene encoding xyloglucan endotransglucosylase protein 1-like, which produces MDLLPCFLLVSLVLSSSHLVSANFYNDFDITWGNDRAKILDNGQRLQLTLDQSSGSGFQSKNEYLFGKIDMQIKLVAGNSAGTVTAYYLSSQGDKHDEIDFDFLGNLSRDPYVMHTNVFSQGKGNREQQFYLWFDPTADFHTYSLLWNPQQIMFSVDGTPVRVFKNSEDLGVAYPKNQAMRIYSSLWNADDWATRGGAVKIDWTKSPFVASYGNFKAESCSASSDCSVNSWYAAEALEASEQEKLEWVRKNYMIYDYCSDSKRFPQGFPAEGTRQASN; this is translated from the exons ATGGATCTGTTACCATGTTTCCTCCTGGTAAGCCTTGTACTCTCCTCCTCCCACCTTGTTTCTGCAAATTTTTATAACGACTTTGACATCACATGGGGAAATGATCGTGCTAAGATACTCGACAATGGCCAACGCTTGCAGCTCACTCTCGATCAGTCCTCAG GCTCAGGTTTCCAATCTAAGAATGAATATCTCTTTGGAAAAATCGATATGCAAATCAAGTTGGTGGCTGGTAACTCGGCCGGCACTGTCACTGCTTACTAT CTGTCCTCACAAGGGGATAAACACGACGAAATAGACTTCGATTTCCTGGGAAATCTATCTAGAGATCCCTATGTTATGCACACCAATGTTTTCTCACAAGGCAAAGGCAACCGTGAGCAGCAATTCTACCTCTGGTTCGACCCCACGGCAGACTTCCACACTTACTCCCTGCTCTGGAATCCCCAACAAATTAT GTTTTCTGTGGATGGAACTCCGGTGAGAGTGTTCAAGAACAGCGAGGATTTGGGCGTTGCATATCCGAAGAATCAAGCGATGAGAATATATTCAAGCCTGTGGAACGCAGATGATTGGGCAACCAGAGGCGGTGCAGTGAAGATCGACTGGACCAAATCCCCTTTTGTTGCCTCCTATGGAAATTTCAAAGCAGAGTCATGCTCCGCCTCTTCTGATTGCTCTGTGAATTCATGGTACGCTGCAGAGGCGTTGGAGGCGAGCGAGCAGGAGAAACTTGAATGGGTGCGGAAGAACTACATGATTTATGATTACTGTTCGGACAGTAAAAGGTTTCCACAGGGCTTTCCTGCTGAAGGCACTCGCCAGGCATCCAACTGA